From Balaenoptera acutorostrata chromosome 8, mBalAcu1.1, whole genome shotgun sequence, the proteins below share one genomic window:
- the MAP3K19 gene encoding LOW QUALITY PROTEIN: mitogen-activated protein kinase kinase kinase 19 (The sequence of the model RefSeq protein was modified relative to this genomic sequence to represent the inferred CDS: inserted 5 bases in 3 codons; substituted 2 bases at 2 genomic stop codons), translating to MNSMPKPERHAESLLDICHDTNSSPTDMMTVTKNQNIILQSISSREEFDQDDVCTHSILTSEKGDPSGDGQDWQPRTEGFSSSNMKYSSWRIEFPQPPLSPLPVRSGLLTIPPNHKDQKERERNIPSFISFIPKLSEPVSRSDEFRPSNKQKEAPFKVLEGQTLRPFDSSIWSRNXCSFWKAHHHRQHLETEESRKSKETEGCVNIEISHFEKGQSLVSFENFKEGNFPTDREVDIDCLGAELRRAEENTPSLSSGKKEGSVARNYEQDSEAGYIKPVKFQEALCSEITLSQDEGIRNDKADSKTASAHKGEVIEPNHISEDYTVLKSLSNIVPHDLIEKLPEDHRSMETNIKISVAEAAKPETNGIVPLIHITFPGDETPKEPAITKPSLQKRKGIFLNNSSFNILADQXNDRHKMKTHRNKLDSKTKASNRTPQNIMVSTESSMKPTMYKTSIKTQVFPALGLVDPRPRQSPKFQKRMPQIEKKQSTYRALKPKKQSLPCICKNPGIKKSSVPLSAQPTEPRLNYXDLKYSDRFKEISSTANGPGIYETFRTPVYRQMREAEQHENKYFREICSAPSGRCITNKCRSSHSERTSKSRTRLSQKRPHIKPPKSSLGIKQKHKSLISKEKRCHAVSSNNTENGDGISEPEXQIKSSGNDFLASKDEVQPMNMVQTHEQSIEQNKYLPVSDLSIVEEVSMEESADEGDISSNQILATSLRDLRELEEQLHQTPFVLSENSWALPSAKSSSKHVLQEKQTIASPGETNANQILTNDVEFESVSDKSKTLTSFSFQEKQESASSQAYQRWAQSLDHDSLANKSIPCQTFGKTLNDADSISQEIPDPVKSEESTDKLLGCLAAELLALDEKGNNSCQIMADETDPESRNLVLSKRGNTMQELGXETTTVKTQRYSNGFGIYDKEERFFNSHEKKTFSENSLKYEEPILWTKGEILGKGAYGTVYCGLTCQGQLIAVKQVALDTSDKLTTEKEYRKLQEEVDLLKALKHINTVAYLGTCLEENTVSIFMEFEPPGTISSVINHFGPLPEMVFCKYTKQILQGVAYLHENCVVHRDIKGNNIMLMPTGIIKLIDFGCVKRLAWAGLNGTHSDMLKSMHGTPYWMAPEVINESGYGRKSDIWSIGCSVFEMATGKPPLASTDRMAAMFYIGAHRGLMPPLPEHFSENAADFVRVCLTRDQHERPSAVRLLKHSFLRRSH from the exons GGTTTTCCTCTTCTAATATGAAGTATAGTAGCTGGAGAATTGAG ttCCCTCAGCCACCATTGTCACCCTTGCCTGTGAGATCTGGTCTCCTTACTATACCCCCGAATCATAAGgatcaaaaagagagagaaagaaatattccAAGCTTCATATCTTTCATACCTAAGCTCTCAGAACCTGTTAGTCGATCTGATGAGTTTAGACCATCAAACAAGCAGAAGGAAGCACCGTTCAAGGTGTTAGAGGGTCAGACTCTCAGGCCATTTGATAGCTCTATCTGGTCCAGAAA GTGCTCTTTTTGGAAGGCTCACCATCACAGACAACACCTGGAGACAGAGGAGAGTAGGAAATCCAAGGAAACAGAGGGATGTGTCAACATTGAAATCTCTCACTTTGAAAAAGGACAGTCTTTGGTGTCCTTTGAGAATTTCAAGGAAGGCAATTTTCCTACAGATAGGGAAGTGGATATTGACTGCCTTGGTGCTGAACTGAGAAGAGCAGAAGAGAACACTCCATCTCTTTcatcaggaaagaaagagggTTCAGTAGCCAGAAACTATGAACAAGATTCAGAAGCTGGATATATCAAACCAGTCAAGTTCCAAGAAGCCCTGTGTTCAGAAATAACTCTAAGCCAGGATGAAGGGATTAGAAATGATAAAGCTGATTCAAAAACTGCTTCAGCACATAAAGGGGAAGTAATTGAGCCAAATCATATTTCAGAAGACTATACTGTTCTTAAAAGTTTGTCCAATATAGTTCCTCATGACCTCATTGAAAAGCTCCCAGAAGATCACAGAAGCATGGagacaaacataaaaatatcaGTAGCAGAGGCAGCCAAACCAGAAACAAATGGGATTGTGCCTCTTATCCACATCACTTTCCCCGGAGATGAAACTCCCAAGGAACCAGCAATAACTAAGCCAAGCCTCCAGAAAAGAAAGGGCATCTTTCTTAACAATAGTAGCTTCAACATACTTGCAGATC GAAATGACAGGCATAAAATGAAAACCCATAGAAATAAGTTGGATTCAAAGACCAAGGCCAGTAACAGGACACCTCAGAATATCATGGTTTCCACTGAAAGTTCCATGAAGCCTACCATGTACAAAACCAGCATAAAAACTCAAGTTTTTCCTGCTCTGGGGCTTGTGGACCCCAGACCTCGGCAATCACCCAAGTTTCAAAAGAGAATGCCACAGATAGAAAAGAAGCAATCCACTTACCGAGCTTTGAAACCTAAAAAGCAGTCATTGCCTTGCATCTGTAAAAATCCAGGAATAAAAAAGTcttctgttcctctctctgctcaacCAACAGAGCCAAGACTAAATTACTGAGATCTGAAGTACAGTGACAGGTTCAAAGAAATCAGTTCAACTGCAAATGGACCTGGAATCTACGAAACGTTCAGGACTCCTGTTTATCGTCAGATGCGAGAGGCTGAACAGcatgaaaacaaatatttccGAGAGATCTGCTCAGCTCCATCGGGCAGATGTATCACCAATAAATGTCGATCTTCACACAGTGAGAGGACCAGCAAAAGCCGAACCAGACTTTCTcagaaaagaccacatattaaACCCCCGAAGTCTTCTCTTGGCATTAAACAAAAGCACAAAAGTTTAATTTCTAAAGAAAAGCGTTGCCACGCTGTAAGTAGCAACAACACTGAAAATGGTGATGGTATTTCAGAACCAGAATAGCAGATAAAGTCTTCAGGAAATGACTTTCTAGCTTCCAAAGATGAAGTTCAGCCCATGAACATGGTTCAGACTCATGAGCAGTCCATCGAACAGAACAAATACCTTCCTGTCTCAGATTTGTCCATTGTTGAGGAAGTCTCCATGGAAGAGTCTGCTGACGAAGGAGACATTTCTAGCAATCAGATACTTGCCACGAGCCTCAGAGATCTGCGCGAACTCGAAGAGCAACTTCACCAAACCCCATTTGTCCTTTCAGAAAACAGCTGGGCACTGCCCAGTGCGAAGAGTTCCAGCAAGCATGTACTGCAAGAGAAGCAGACTATAGCATCTCCTGGTGAAACTAATGCCAATCAAATTTTAACTAACGATGTGGAGTTTGAGAGTGTTTCAGATAAGTCTAAAACACTTACGAGTTTCTCTTtccaagagaaacaagaaagtgCATCTTCTCAAGCATATCAACGTTGGGCACAGTCTTTGGATCATGATAGTTTGGCTAATAAGTCAATTCCATGTCAAACATTTGGAAAAACTTTAAATGATGCAGATTCAATTTCCCAAGAAATTCCAGACCCTGTAAAGAGTGAAGAATCGACAGATAAACTGTTAGGTTGTCTAGCTGCGGAACTACTAGCTCTTGATGAGAAAGGTAACAACTCTTGCCAAATAATGGCAGATGAAACAGATCCTGAAAGCCGAAATCTTGTCCTCAGTAAGAGAGGAAATACCATGCAAGAATTAGG GGAGACAACAACTGTCAAGACACAG AGATACAGTAATGGCTTTGGGATATATGACAAAGAGGAGAGATTTTTCAACTCACATGAAAAGAAGACATTTTCTGAAAACAGTTTAAAGTATGAAGAACCTATCCTGTGGACCAAGGGTGAGATCCTTGGGAAGGGAGCCTACGGCACA GTATATTGTGGTCTTACTTGCCAAGGACAGCTAATAGCTGTAAAACAGGTGGCTTTGGATACCTCTGATAAATTAActactgaaaaagaatataggaaGCTGCAGGAAGAAGTAGATTTGCTCAAAGCACTGAAACATATCAACACTGTGGCCTATTTGGGGACATGCTTGGAGGAGAACACTGTAAGCATTTTCATGGAGTTTGAGCCACCAGGAACAATCTCTAGTGTTATAAACCATTTTGGGCCATTGCCTGAGATGGTGTTCTGTAAGTATACAAAACAAATTCTGCAAGGTGTTGCTTATCTCCATGAGAACTGTGTGGTGCATCGAGATATCAAAGGAAATAATATTATGCTTATGCCAACTGGAATAATAAAGCTGATTGACTTTGGCTGTGTCAAGCGTTTGGCCTGGGCTGGCTTAAATGGTACCCACAGTGACATGCTGAAGTCCATGCATGGGACTCCGTATTGGATGGCTCCGGAAGTCATCAATGAGTCTGGCTATGGACGGAAGTCAGACATCTGGAGCATTGGCTGCTCTGTGTTTGAGATGgccacagggaagcccccactagCTTCCACGGACAGGATGGCAGCCATGTTTTACATTGGCGCACACCGAGGGCTGATGCCTCCTTTACCAGAACACTTCTCAGAAAACGCAGCAGACTTCGTGCGTGTGTGCCTCACCAG GGACCAGCATGAACGACCTTCTGCTGTCCGGCTCCTGAAGCACTCCTTCTTGAGGAGAAGTCATTGA